One segment of Leeia aquatica DNA contains the following:
- the ahbB gene encoding siroheme decarboxylase subunit beta: protein MNAPALLPLLDRYQRGFPLQPRPFAALAQDAGLDEAALLQQLAQHQQAGLLSRVGAVFAPNTVGCSTLAALALPPAQRDTVAQWISQLPEVNHNYAREHRYNLWFVLTARDRAALDRTLRAITQHCGQAPLDLPLEREYHIDLGFALGAHGPARRRTVTPASPQLDAADHRLLTALQDGLPLETQPFLSLAQRCGWEESALLQRLQAWQDSGVIRRFGFILRHHELGYRANAMCVWQVPDAQRDSIGQQLADDAAVNLCYGRPARLPHWPYNLFCMLHAADPAAAHATALALSQRHGLEAVPQAVLVSTRRYTQRGARYGHTS, encoded by the coding sequence ATGAACGCCCCGGCACTGCTCCCGCTGCTGGACCGCTATCAACGCGGCTTTCCACTGCAGCCCCGTCCTTTCGCAGCGCTGGCGCAAGACGCAGGGCTGGATGAGGCCGCCTTGCTGCAGCAGCTGGCCCAGCACCAGCAGGCCGGGCTGCTCAGCCGGGTGGGGGCGGTGTTTGCGCCCAATACGGTCGGATGCAGCACGCTGGCGGCGCTGGCGCTTCCCCCAGCGCAACGTGATACTGTCGCGCAGTGGATCAGCCAGCTGCCCGAGGTCAACCACAACTATGCCCGCGAGCACCGCTACAATCTGTGGTTCGTACTGACCGCCCGCGACCGGGCGGCGCTGGACCGCACCCTGCGGGCCATCACGCAGCATTGCGGACAAGCCCCGCTGGACCTGCCGCTGGAGCGTGAATACCACATTGACCTTGGCTTTGCGCTGGGAGCACATGGTCCGGCCCGCCGCCGCACCGTCACGCCAGCCTCACCGCAGCTCGACGCGGCAGACCACCGCCTGCTGACGGCCTTGCAAGACGGCCTGCCACTGGAAACCCAACCCTTTCTGAGCCTGGCCCAGCGCTGTGGCTGGGAGGAATCCGCCCTGCTGCAGCGCCTGCAAGCATGGCAGGACAGCGGCGTGATCCGGCGCTTCGGCTTTATCCTGCGCCACCATGAGCTGGGCTACCGCGCCAATGCCATGTGTGTGTGGCAGGTGCCGGATGCACAGCGGGATAGCATCGGGCAGCAGCTGGCCGACGATGCTGCTGTCAACCTGTGTTATGGCCGCCCCGCCCGTTTGCCGCACTGGCCCTACAACCTGTTTTGCATGCTGCACGCGGCAGACCCAGCAGCCGCCCATGCGACGGCCCTCGCGCTGTCACAACGGCACGGCCTGGAAGCTGTGCCGCAAGCGGTGCTGGTTTCCACCCGCCGCTATACTCAGCGCGGCGCCCGTTACGGACACACCTCATGA
- the ahbB gene encoding siroheme decarboxylase subunit beta has product MNAPLQHAVSLTDLQQRIINQLQGEFPLHPRPYAEAAQRVGCDEATLLQQLRQLLRDGVLTRFGPLFQVERMGGAFVLAALKVPEADYARVSALVNALPAVAHNYRREHALNMWFVLATAQPQGIATAIAQIEQDTGLAVHAFPKLREYYVGMQFAVGGQAPVGQRPGNTPLRDVILDAQDHQLVKRSQGGLALQPHPYAELAAALGCSEDAVLQRLQRMLESGVVRRIGAVPNHYAIGYRANGMVVFDVADVQVDTLGEQVGQQAFVSHCYRRPRHLPDWPYNLFAMCHGADHAAVEQQARQLRSLLGAACTQHAVLFSSRILKKSGLRL; this is encoded by the coding sequence ATGAATGCCCCGCTGCAGCACGCTGTATCCCTGACCGACTTGCAGCAACGCATCATCAACCAGCTGCAAGGCGAGTTTCCGCTGCATCCGCGCCCCTATGCCGAGGCTGCGCAGCGGGTAGGCTGTGATGAGGCCACCTTGCTGCAACAGCTGCGGCAATTGCTGCGCGACGGCGTGCTGACCCGCTTTGGCCCCCTGTTTCAGGTGGAGCGCATGGGGGGCGCTTTCGTCCTGGCGGCGTTGAAAGTGCCGGAAGCGGATTACGCCCGCGTCAGCGCCCTGGTGAATGCCCTGCCTGCGGTGGCTCACAATTACCGGCGCGAGCATGCCCTCAATATGTGGTTTGTACTCGCTACCGCCCAGCCACAGGGAATTGCCACCGCCATTGCGCAGATCGAGCAGGATACCGGCCTGGCCGTGCATGCCTTTCCCAAGCTACGCGAATACTATGTCGGCATGCAGTTTGCCGTAGGCGGTCAGGCACCGGTTGGCCAGCGACCCGGCAACACCCCGCTGCGCGATGTGATACTGGACGCGCAGGACCATCAACTGGTCAAACGCAGCCAGGGCGGGCTGGCGCTGCAACCCCACCCCTATGCCGAGCTGGCGGCCGCACTGGGCTGCAGCGAAGATGCCGTGCTGCAACGCTTGCAGCGCATGCTGGAGAGTGGCGTGGTACGTCGTATCGGTGCCGTACCCAACCACTACGCCATCGGCTACCGCGCCAATGGCATGGTGGTGTTCGATGTGGCGGACGTGCAGGTGGACACGCTGGGCGAGCAGGTGGGGCAACAGGCCTTTGTCAGCCACTGCTACCGCCGCCCGCGTCACCTACCAGACTGGCCTTACAACCTGTTCGCCATGTGCCACGGTGCCGATCACGCTGCGGTCGAGCAGCAGGCCAGGCAGCTGCGCAGCCTGCTGGGCGCGGCCTGCACGCAACACGCGGTACTGTTTTCCAGCCGTATCCTGAAGAAGAGCGGCTTGCGCCTGTAG
- the nirJ gene encoding heme d1 biosynthesis radical SAM protein NirJ, whose translation MLRLTPYLQSLLHPSPLPPARKPAGPVVIWNLIRRCNLTCQHCYSISADKDFAGELSTDEVFAVMDDLRAFGVPVLILSGGEPLLRPDILQIGKRAKDLGFYVGLSSNGTLITPDRVAGIADVGFDYVGISLDGIGATHDRFRRLQGGFDLALQGIRLCRDAGMKVGVRYTMTEDNADDLPALLQLVDDEGIDKFYFSHLNYAGRGNKHRDTDARHQRTRWAMDLLIAECLRYLQAGRPKDFVTGNNDADGVYLLHWAEQHYPQHATQLRQRLQQWGGNASGVNVANIDNLGNVHPDTMWWKVTLGNVRERPFSAIWPDTGHPLMAGLKQQPRPVQGRCGACQHLAICNGNTRVRAWELTGDYWAADPACYLSDQEVGVADGAFPLAPLTRWQRIPLVSMETQP comes from the coding sequence ATGCTGCGCCTGACCCCGTATCTGCAATCCCTGCTACACCCGTCACCGCTGCCCCCTGCGCGCAAACCGGCCGGGCCGGTGGTGATCTGGAACCTGATCCGCCGCTGCAACCTGACCTGTCAGCACTGCTACTCCATCTCGGCCGACAAGGACTTTGCCGGTGAGTTGAGTACCGATGAGGTGTTTGCCGTGATGGACGACCTGCGCGCCTTTGGCGTGCCGGTGCTGATCCTGTCCGGCGGCGAGCCACTGCTGCGGCCCGATATATTACAGATTGGCAAGCGTGCCAAGGACCTGGGCTTTTATGTCGGGCTGTCCAGCAATGGCACCCTGATCACGCCGGACCGGGTGGCCGGCATTGCCGATGTCGGCTTTGATTATGTCGGCATCAGTCTGGACGGTATCGGTGCCACCCACGACCGCTTCCGGCGTCTGCAAGGCGGTTTTGACCTCGCCTTGCAGGGTATCCGCCTGTGTCGCGATGCGGGCATGAAGGTGGGCGTGCGTTACACCATGACCGAGGACAACGCCGACGACCTGCCCGCCCTGCTGCAGCTGGTCGACGATGAAGGCATCGACAAGTTTTATTTCTCGCACCTCAACTATGCCGGGCGCGGCAACAAGCACCGTGATACCGACGCGCGTCACCAGCGCACCCGCTGGGCGATGGACCTGCTGATTGCCGAATGCCTGCGCTATCTGCAGGCGGGCCGCCCCAAGGATTTCGTCACCGGCAACAACGATGCCGATGGCGTCTACCTGCTGCACTGGGCCGAACAGCATTATCCACAACACGCCACGCAGCTCCGTCAGCGCTTGCAGCAATGGGGGGGCAATGCCAGCGGGGTGAATGTGGCCAATATCGACAATCTGGGCAACGTACACCCGGACACCATGTGGTGGAAGGTGACACTGGGCAATGTGCGCGAGCGACCGTTCTCGGCCATCTGGCCGGACACCGGCCACCCGCTGATGGCCGGGCTCAAGCAGCAGCCCCGCCCGGTACAGGGACGCTGCGGTGCCTGTCAGCATCTGGCGATTTGCAACGGCAACACCCGCGTGCGCGCCTGGGAGCTGACCGGTGACTACTGGGCGGCCGACCCGGCCTGTTATCTGAGTGATCAGGAAGTCGGCGTGGCGGATGGGGCGTTCCCGCTGGCCCCGCTGACCCGCTGGCAGCGTATCCCGCTGGTCAGCATGGAGACCCAGCCATGA